The Candidatus Edwardsbacteria bacterium RifOxyA12_full_54_48 region CGCATCTCGGCCACCGAGCAGGACGGGATCAGCATCCTGCAGCGCACCCAGAGCCTGGGGATGTTTGCCGAACAGCGGGTGATAGTGGTCAAGGAGATAGAGGCCCTCTCGGTAAAGAGCCGGAAGCAGATCCTGGAACACCTGGATTCTCCCGGCCAGGACGTCTGTTTGATATTATGCTCGGTGAATCTGGACAAGAAGACAGCCTTTTACAAGGGGTTGGCCGAGAAGATACCCACCTTGGTCTTCAACCAGCTGAAGGAGGCCGAGACCGTGAAATGGGTGATGGCCAAGGCCTCCGCCCGGGGGTTAAAGATCGTTCCCGCCGGAGCCCAGATGCTGGTCGAGATATCCGGCAATAACCTGGGCATACTGGACAAGGAAATAGAGAAGTTTGAGATATACACCATCGGTCAAAACCGGTCCGAAATTACCGAAGCCGACATAAAGGCACTGGCCGGGTCGTCATTCGAAGTTGAGAGTTACGAACTGGCCGGCGCCATCTGCAACCGGGACCGGGACCGGTCGCTGATACTTTACGAAAAACTGCTGTCCTCCGGGGAGGACCCGGTAAGGCTGGTCAGCGCTGTCTGCTATCAGCTGGAAAAATACTGGAAGGTGCTCCTGATGACCGCCCGCGGGATATCCCCCCGTCAGATCGGATACAGCATCCAGAGCCATGAATATTACGTCAACCAGATGATCCCCGCCTCGCGGAAGAGGACCCCGCAGCAGTATCTGTGGGCCATGGGCCAGATCTACCGGACCGAATATGCCCTTAAATCCGGACGGGGAGAGCCCCGAAGCCTGGTGCAAAAACTTATCTATAAATTATCTTCCTAAATTTAAGGAAATAATAATGGCTGTAGAGAATATCACTGGCAACGAGTCGATAGAGGAACTTCAACGGCTGACGGAGGTCTTCAACAAACGGATCCGGCTGCTGGACGAAAAGAAGGCCGCCACCAAGCCGGAGATCTTCCAGAAGGTGCGCGGGGAGTATGAGGCCAAGCTGCTGGAACTGCAGGTTCTGCTGGAGGAGAAGGGCGCCGGAATGCAGGAGACGCTGGATGCGGCTCTGGCCGAGCAGGCCGGATTGCTGGCCCGGGAGAAGGAGATCCGCACCGAGATGGAGGAACTGGAATTGCGGGCCGCCATCGGCGAGGTGGAGGATGCCGACTATGCCCGGAAATCGGAGGCCCATAATAGCGAGAACGAGGCCATTGTAGCCAAACTCCAGGAGCTGACGGAAAAGATAGATCGCTGCCGGGCGCTGATCGGCGGGGAAACTGCCCAGCCGGCTGCTCTCGTGGCATCCGAACCTCCGGCAACGCCCCCGCCGCACCAGGCTGTTGCTTCCAAGCCGGCATCCCCGCCGCCCCCGGCGGCTCCAAGGCCGGAACCAACCCCACCG contains the following coding sequences:
- a CDS encoding DNA polymerase III subunit delta — encoded protein: MTFNDLERQIAAKKIALAYFFPGEEEYLKDQAIGRLALAFLGESQVSQGLERISATEQDGISILQRTQSLGMFAEQRVIVVKEIEALSVKSRKQILEHLDSPGQDVCLILCSVNLDKKTAFYKGLAEKIPTLVFNQLKEAETVKWVMAKASARGLKIVPAGAQMLVEISGNNLGILDKEIEKFEIYTIGQNRSEITEADIKALAGSSFEVESYELAGAICNRDRDRSLILYEKLLSSGEDPVRLVSAVCYQLEKYWKVLLMTARGISPRQIGYSIQSHEYYVNQMIPASRKRTPQQYLWAMGQIYRTEYALKSGRGEPRSLVQKLIYKLSS